Genomic window (Bacillus pumilus):
GAATATTGTGCGTTCATAATAGGAACGGCGATCCATGCCACGTCTTGCGCTGGGTTGCCTTTCTGTTTCCATCCACTCAATCGCATACTCTAAGTCGGAAATCATTGAGCGGTACGTTTTTATTTCTCCTTCGTCTGTAGATGTTGCCAAACTCCTTTTAGTTTCTTTTAACGCTGCTTTATATTCCTTGATTAAATCTTTCAAAATACCACCCCCTTTTATTTGCTTTTAAATGCCCCGCCACGCCCTCTTTTATATGTTGGGCGGTAAACACCCATAAGCTCTCTTATTTCTTTTTCTGAAAGCTCCTGCGTGTGATTTCGAGTACATTTGTTCTTGGGAACGTCAGTTCTTTTTGTTGACATAGATTTATAGCCCGCTTTTATAAAAGCAGCTCTCAACGTTTTCATTTTGGTTTTTCTCCTTTTCTGAAAATAAAAAAAGGGACACCAATCAAACAGCGCTTTGCTGTCATGATCAGTGCCCCCGGCTTTCCGGTAGGTCGATTTTATTCAAATAGTTCGCCTTCGTTATAAAGCAATCGAGTCACTTTGTTATTGTGAGTAACAATTTTTGTTTCACCATGTGGCGGCAGCGGTGCATATTTCAATATGCCGTTAGATAAAACAAAAACTATCGGCTCTTTTCCTGCGTCAAAAGTCTCAATATCTATAATTTTACTTGGAATGTCTTGTAATCTCAAGTCTTTCATTGCCTCCTTAATTTACATTCATGAACGCTAAAGCTGACAGCGATCCGAACACAATATAAAAGATTAATAGTCGCTTTTTCATTTTCCTCGCCTCGCCTTGAACGTAAAATATCGTATCGTTGAGTTAAATTTCTTGAGGAACATTAAGCAAATATTGTTTTTCTAGTTCCTGGTCATTCATTTTCTCGTAAAATTCCCGTGAATACCCTCGCCCGGCAACGGTTAGCCATCCAATATAAAATTGTCTTTGCTCCTCTGTTAACCGCTCTTTCTCATTGCTCATATGCCCGATTCCTCCAATTGAATTTTTGTATGATAGTTCTTTAAATGCTCATTCATCTTTTCTTTAAATTTTGGTTGTAAGTAAAAGAATAGTTTTTCTTCTTGGTCCGTCCATTTTATTACTGCCTTTTCGTATATAAGAAATTCGATCAGCAATATCAAGGCGTAATAATTGAATGTCATCGCCTCGTTATACCAATCTTTGACCGTCATGACGATTGCCTATATTCCAAATTGACGAATTGGTTATATTCTTTGACGAACGCTAGTGACACAGTTCCGACTGGACCGTTACGCTGTTTAGCAATAATGATTTCAATAATGTTCTTATTCTCTGTTTCTTTGTCGTAATAATCATCACGATAAAGGAAGGCGATCACATCAGCGTCTTGCTCGATCTGCCCTGATTCACGAATATCTGACATCATAGGGCGCTTATCCTGGCGTTGTTCAACTCCACGTGAAAGCTGACTCAATGCTATGACAGCAATGTCCAATTCCCTAGCCATCTGCTTGAGCATACGGCTAATTTCTCCGATTTCTGCTGTTCTATTTCCTCTGTGGACTGGATTTCCAACGATCAATTGCAGATAGTCAATAATGATCATCATGTCCTTGCCTTCAAATTCCCTTCTCATCTTGCGAGCCTTTGCCCAAATGTCATTAATCGTCATGCCCGGTTGATCAAATATTCTAAGAGCAGCACTATCTAAAACCCCGTTCACTTTGCTTAATCTGCCCCACTCATCAGCGTTTAAATTACTCGTGCGAATGGATTGAGCATTAATGTTTCCTATGCTTGATTGCATACGTTTTATTAATTGCTTACGTGACATTTCAAGCGAAAAGATGCCAACCGCTCCGCCTTTATTTAAGTTGAGCGGGTTTTCCATGAAGTTACTTGCGACATTCAAACAAAAGGCGGTTTTTCCTACGGATGGACGAGCGGCGACGATGATAAATTCTTGCTTCTGAAAACCCGACGTCATTCGATCCAATTCAGTAAAACCGCTAGGCATACCAGTTACATCACCTTTAGGTGTTTCTAACTCCTGATAGATTTCAA
Coding sequences:
- a CDS encoding XtrA/YqaO family protein; this translates as MRLQDIPSKIIDIETFDAGKEPIVFVLSNGILKYAPLPPHGETKIVTHNNKVTRLLYNEGELFE
- the dnaB gene encoding replicative DNA helicase, with amino-acid sequence MTGAVFYYNDEAEQQYLGAILQEPDLIKYSQLKPLHFYRQQNQSIFKAFQELDKKGEPIDLVAIIEHVGRENIKSIGGREYLSGLMNTAATTAKQSYFENVIIEYWQKREIAKIAADLKESSKSEDTSQVIQEGISSLMSLEDATGTDDDGSINNDLVEIYQELETPKGDVTGMPSGFTELDRMTSGFQKQEFIIVAARPSVGKTAFCLNVASNFMENPLNLNKGGAVGIFSLEMSRKQLIKRMQSSIGNINAQSIRTSNLNADEWGRLSKVNGVLDSAALRIFDQPGMTINDIWAKARKMRREFEGKDMMIIIDYLQLIVGNPVHRGNRTAEIGEISRMLKQMARELDIAVIALSQLSRGVEQRQDKRPMMSDIRESGQIEQDADVIAFLYRDDYYDKETENKNIIEIIIAKQRNGPVGTVSLAFVKEYNQFVNLEYRQSS